A genome region from Pygocentrus nattereri isolate fPygNat1 chromosome 10, fPygNat1.pri, whole genome shotgun sequence includes the following:
- the ikzf5 gene encoding zinc finger protein Pegasus isoform X2 yields the protein MDEEKPETLDFVKDFQEYLSQQTQHVNMISGSVSGVKDTDDIPEGLGQNGLEHPAVDMSLEDGSGMLVDGFERTYDGKLKCRYCNYATRGTARLIEHIRIHTGEKPHRCHLCPFASAYERHLEAHMRSHTGEKPYKCELCSFRCSDRSNLSHHRRRRHKLLPMKGARSSLSHRKMLSVLQKRGSSLAYGRRLLVVNNPMSMVLQKPSSDQHHLGEFSHELPPHAHLHQETYDGLVKDPQTTAGGSSRNEQDLILDNPLNQLSTLAGQLASLPPEAQGAPVSPGAESLPDEKPTYLVQQPVTAPAAVSASVAQASSPITPEPRPAAHSGCSPGVGPCSERTSTPSGTNSQPGTPTPGQDPQLLHHCPHCHIYFPDNILYTIHMGCHGYENPFQCNICGHRCRNKYDFACHFARGQHKTD from the exons ATGGACGAAGAGAAGCCAGAGACGTTGGACTTTGTGAAGGACTTCCAGGAGTACCTTAGTCAGCAGACGCAACATGTCAACATGATATCAGGGTCTGTCAGTGGAGTAAAGGACACGGACGACATCCCGGAAG GTCTTGGACAGAATGGCCTGGAGCACCCAGCAGTGGACATGTCCCTGGAAGATGGCTCAGGCATGCTGGTGGATGGCTTTGAGCGTACCTATGATGGAAAACTCAAGTGCCGCTATTGTAATTATGCCACCAGGGGCACTGCAAGGCTTATAGAGCACATACGCATTCACACAG GCGAGAAGCCCCATCGCTGTCACTTATGCCCTTTTGCGTCTGCTTACGAGCGCCACCTAGAGGCACACATGCGCTCACACACAGGCGAGAAGCCCTATAAGTGTGAGCTGTGCTCCTTCCGCTGCAGTGACCGCAGTAACCTGTCCCACCACCGGCGCCGCAGGCACAAGCTGCTGCCCATGAAGGGTGCCCGCTCCTCTCTGTCCCACCGAAAAATGCTGAGCGTGCTACAGAAGAGGGGCAGCTCGTTAGCCTATGGCCGCAGACTCCTCGTCGTCAACAACCCCATGTCCATGGTGCTGCAGAAGCCCAGCTCTGACCAGCACCACCTTGGTGAATTTAGTCATGAGCTCCCGCCCCATGCCCACCTCCACCAG GAGACCTATGATGGACTGGTCAAAGACCCGCAGACCACGGCCGGAGGCAGCTCCAGGAACGAGCAGGACCTTATTTTGGACAACCCACTCAACCAGCTGTCCACGCTTGCAGGCCAGCTCGCTAGCCTCCCTCCCGAAGCTCAGGGCGCTCCAGTATCACCAGGAGCCGAGTCTCTACCAGACGAGAAACCCACGTACCTCGTGCAGCAGCCGGTGACTGCTCCAGCAGCTGTCTCGGCTAGCGTGGCCCAAGCGTCCTCCCCGATTACCCCGGAGCCGCGGCCGGCGGCGCATAGCGGCTGCAGCCCCGGGGTGGGCCCCTGCAGCGAGCGAACCAGCACCCCCAGCGGCACCAACAGCCAGCCAGGGACCCCCACCCCAGGCCAGGACCCCCAGTTGCTCCACCACTGCCCACATTGCCACATCTACTTTCCCGATAACATCCTCTATACGATCCACATGGGCTGCCACGGCTACGAAAACCCTTTCCAGTGTAACATCTGTGGGCACAGGTGCAGAAACAAGTATGACTTTGCCTGCCACTTTGCCCGAGGCCAGCACAAGACTGACTGA
- the ikzf5 gene encoding zinc finger protein Pegasus isoform X1 produces the protein MDEEKPETLDFVKDFQEYLSQQTQHVNMISGSVSGVKDTDDIPEGLGQNGLEHPAVDMSLEDGSGMLVDGFERTYDGKLKCRYCNYATRGTARLIEHIRIHTGEKPHRCHLCPFASAYERHLEAHMRSHTGEKPYKCELCSFRCSDRSNLSHHRRRRHKLLPMKGARSSLSHRKMLSVLQKRGSSLAYGRRLLVVNNPMSMVLQKPSSDQHHLGEFSHELPPHAHLHQWSGPPWTLTEQETYDGLVKDPQTTAGGSSRNEQDLILDNPLNQLSTLAGQLASLPPEAQGAPVSPGAESLPDEKPTYLVQQPVTAPAAVSASVAQASSPITPEPRPAAHSGCSPGVGPCSERTSTPSGTNSQPGTPTPGQDPQLLHHCPHCHIYFPDNILYTIHMGCHGYENPFQCNICGHRCRNKYDFACHFARGQHKTD, from the exons ATGGACGAAGAGAAGCCAGAGACGTTGGACTTTGTGAAGGACTTCCAGGAGTACCTTAGTCAGCAGACGCAACATGTCAACATGATATCAGGGTCTGTCAGTGGAGTAAAGGACACGGACGACATCCCGGAAG GTCTTGGACAGAATGGCCTGGAGCACCCAGCAGTGGACATGTCCCTGGAAGATGGCTCAGGCATGCTGGTGGATGGCTTTGAGCGTACCTATGATGGAAAACTCAAGTGCCGCTATTGTAATTATGCCACCAGGGGCACTGCAAGGCTTATAGAGCACATACGCATTCACACAG GCGAGAAGCCCCATCGCTGTCACTTATGCCCTTTTGCGTCTGCTTACGAGCGCCACCTAGAGGCACACATGCGCTCACACACAGGCGAGAAGCCCTATAAGTGTGAGCTGTGCTCCTTCCGCTGCAGTGACCGCAGTAACCTGTCCCACCACCGGCGCCGCAGGCACAAGCTGCTGCCCATGAAGGGTGCCCGCTCCTCTCTGTCCCACCGAAAAATGCTGAGCGTGCTACAGAAGAGGGGCAGCTCGTTAGCCTATGGCCGCAGACTCCTCGTCGTCAACAACCCCATGTCCATGGTGCTGCAGAAGCCCAGCTCTGACCAGCACCACCTTGGTGAATTTAGTCATGAGCTCCCGCCCCATGCCCACCTCCACCAG tggtcaggacccccatggaccctcacagagcag GAGACCTATGATGGACTGGTCAAAGACCCGCAGACCACGGCCGGAGGCAGCTCCAGGAACGAGCAGGACCTTATTTTGGACAACCCACTCAACCAGCTGTCCACGCTTGCAGGCCAGCTCGCTAGCCTCCCTCCCGAAGCTCAGGGCGCTCCAGTATCACCAGGAGCCGAGTCTCTACCAGACGAGAAACCCACGTACCTCGTGCAGCAGCCGGTGACTGCTCCAGCAGCTGTCTCGGCTAGCGTGGCCCAAGCGTCCTCCCCGATTACCCCGGAGCCGCGGCCGGCGGCGCATAGCGGCTGCAGCCCCGGGGTGGGCCCCTGCAGCGAGCGAACCAGCACCCCCAGCGGCACCAACAGCCAGCCAGGGACCCCCACCCCAGGCCAGGACCCCCAGTTGCTCCACCACTGCCCACATTGCCACATCTACTTTCCCGATAACATCCTCTATACGATCCACATGGGCTGCCACGGCTACGAAAACCCTTTCCAGTGTAACATCTGTGGGCACAGGTGCAGAAACAAGTATGACTTTGCCTGCCACTTTGCCCGAGGCCAGCACAAGACTGACTGA